In Raphanus sativus cultivar WK10039 chromosome 5, ASM80110v3, whole genome shotgun sequence, the following proteins share a genomic window:
- the LOC108860260 gene encoding uncharacterized protein LOC108860260: MRDFPSCSGENGVQTADSSPSSNAGKTPQNLVVSIYRCRIRGGKTCLITVTWTKSLMGHCVTIQVDDSCNTSLCKVEIKPWLFTRRKGSKNLEAAYVFWDLSSARFGSSPEPLGGFYVCVVVDKEMALLLGDMRKEAFKKTNSASSLGGAVIVAKREHVFGKRTFETKAQFSNDGRTHDLVIECDTSVGVSDPCLVVRVDGKTLMKVKRVHWKFRGNDTMVVDDRISVEVLWDVHSWFFGLPSSSPGHAVFMFRTCQPVDKTWSLAQVPTSSKSQSVGFSLVLYAWKNE, translated from the coding sequence ATGAGAGACTTTCCATCTTGCTCCGGAGAAAACGGCGTTCAGACTGCAGATTCTTCTCCATCCTCCAACGCCGGCAAAACACCTCAGAATCTCGTCGTTTCCATCTACCGTTGCCGCATCCGAGGAGGCAAGACTTGCTTGATCACCGTTACATGGACTAAAAGTCTGATGGGTCATTGTGTAACCATCCAAGTCGATGATTCTTGCAACACAAGTCTCTGTAAAGTCGAGATCAAGCCCTGGCTATTCACCAGACGAAAAGGATCCAAGAACCTCGAGGCGGCGTATGTCTTCTGGGATCTCTCCTCTGCTAGATTCGGATCCAGCCCTGAGCCCTTAGGAGGGTTCTACGTGTGCGTGGTTGTGGACAAAGAGATGGCTCTTCTTCTCGGTGATATGAGGAAAGAAGCTTTCAAAAAGACTAATTCAGCTTCGTCTCTCGGTGGGGCTGTGATTGTTGCTAAGAGAGAGCATGTCTTTGGTAAAAGAACGTTTGAAACGAAAGCTCAGTTCTCGAACGATGGCAGAACACACGATCTTGTGATCGAGTGTGACACGAGTGTAGGAGTATCTGATCCTTGCCTCGTTGTTCGTGTTGATGGGAAGACGTTGATGAAGGTGAAGCGGGTTCACTGGAAGTTCCGTGGTAATGATACGATGGTTGTCGACGATAGGATCTCTGTGGAAGTTCTCTGGGATGTTCATAGTTGGTTCTTTGGCCTGCCGTCATCGTCACCAGGACATGCAGTGTTTATGTTTAGGACTTGTCAGCCTGTCGACAAGACCTGGTCGTTGGCGCAGGTCCCAACGAGCTCTAAATCTCAGAGTGTTGGATTCTCGTTGGTTCTGTACGCTTGGAAGAACGAgtag
- the LOC108863436 gene encoding zeta-carotene desaturase, chloroplastic/chromoplastic: MASSIVFAATPATAGFLSSVPPWKAPRRFHVRSSLDADVSDMSVNAPKGLFPPEPVPYKGPKLKVAIIGAGLAGMSTAVELLDQGHEVDIYDSRTFIGGKVGSFVDRRGNHIEMGLHVFFGCYNNLFRLMKKVGADKNLLVKDHTHTFINKGSEIGELDFRFPVGAPIHGIRAFLVTNQLKPYDKLRNSLALALSPVVKALVNPDGAMQDIRNLDSISFSDWFLSKGGTRASIQRMWDPVAYALGFIDCDNMSARCMLTIFSLFATKTEASLLRMLKGSPDVYLSGPIKQYITDRGGRIHLRWGCREILYDKSADGETYVTGLAVSKATDKKVVKADVYVAACDVPGIKRLLPKEWRESRFFNDIYELEGVPVCTVQLRYNGWVTELQDIELSRQLKRAVGLDNLLYTPDADFSCFADLALASPADYYIEGQGSLLQCVLTPGDPYMRLTNDKIIEKVAMQVTELFPSSRGLEVTWSSVVKIAQSLYREAPGKDPFRPDQKTPVKNFFLAGSYTKQDYIDSMEGATLAGRQASSYICDAGEELAELNKKLSPSDELSLV, encoded by the exons ATGGCTTCATCGATCGTTTTCGCTGCAACTCCAGCTACTGCTGGGTTCCTCTCCTCTGTTCCTCCTTGGAAGGCGCCTCGGAGATTTCATGTTAGGTCTTCTCTCGACGCAGACGTTTCCGACATGAGTGTTAAcg CTCCAAAGGGTCTGTTTCCTCCAGAGCCTGTACCTTACAAGGGACCGAAGCTGAAAGTAGCTATCATAGGAGCTGGACTTGCTGGCATGTCTACTGCTGTTGAGCTTCTTGATCAGGGTCACGAG GTGGATATATATGATTCAAGGACTTTCATTGGTGGCAAAGTTGGTTCGTTTGTAGATAGACGAGGCAACCACATCGAGATGGGTCTACATGTCTTCTTCGGATGCTATAACAATCTCTTCCGCTTGATGAAaaag GTGGGAGCTGATAAGAACCTTCTTGTCAAAGACCACACTCATACATTTATAAACAAAGGCAGCGAAATTGGAG AGCTTGATTTTCGGTTTCCTGTTGGAGCTCCAATTCACGGTATCCGCGCCTTTTTAGTCACAAATCAACTCAAG CCATATGACAAGCTGAGGAACTCACTAGCTCTTGCATTGAGCCCTGTCGTTAAAGCTCTTGTTAACCCTGATGGAGCAATGCAAGACATTCGCAACCTAGACAGC ataaGTTTCTCGGATTGGTTCCTCTCTAAAGGTGGGACGAGGGCGAGTATCCAGAGAATGTGGGATCCTGTTGCGTATGCACTCGGTTTCATAGACTGCGATAACATGAGTGCAAGATGCATGCTTACCATATTCTCGTTATTCGCCACCAAAACAGAAGCTTCTTTGTTGCGTATGCTCAAGGGCTCCCCTGATGTTTACTTGAGTGGTCCTATCAAACAATACATCACAGATAGAGGTGGCAG AATCCATCTAAGGTGGGGTTGCAGGGAGATACTCTATGACAAATCAGCAGATGGAGAAACTTATGTCACAGGACTAGCAGTTTCCAAG GCTACGGACAAGAAGGTTGTGAAAGCTGATGTGTATGTTGCAGCATGTGATGTACCGGGGATCAAAAGGTTACTTCCCAAAGAATGGCGAGAATCTCGTTTCTTCAACGATATATACGAACTAGAGGGAGTACCGGTCTGTACGGTGCAGCTCAGATACAATGGCTGGGTCACTGAGTTACAAGACATTGAACTTTCAAG GCAGTTGAAACGAGCGGTTGGTTTAGATAACCTTCTCTACACTCCTGATGCTGATTTCTCATGCTTTGCGGATCTTGCGCTCGCTTCGCCTGCTGATTATTACATTGAAGGACAAGGCTCTCTGCTTCA GTGCGTTTTGACGCCAGGAGATCCGTACATGAGATTAACAAACGATAAGATCATAGAGAAAGTAGCAATGCAA GTCACTGAGTTGTTTCCATCGTCGCGTGGTCTAGAAGTCACATGGTCATCAGTTGTCAAAATAGCTCAGTCTCTGTACCGTGAAGCACCAGGCAAAGATCCATTCAGACCTGATCAGAAGACTCCCGTAAAGAACTTCTTCCTCGCTGGTTCCTACACAAAGCAG GATTACATAGATAGTATGGAAGGAGCAACATTGGCAGGGAGACAAGCTTCGTCATACATCTGTGACGCCGGTGAAGAACTAGCTGAGCTAAACAAGAAGCTTTCTCCTTCAGATGAGCTAAGTCTTGTCTAA
- the LOC108863437 gene encoding DNA damage-repair/toleration protein DRT102 — protein sequence MWISSVSLVCNRQSSQQRMAGATSTATDLPLKIITGADAFGASLKDAMVSHIRSLGIDVEDTGVSSYYSAGSEVGRRVSSASSEVRGLVCCGTGVGVAMFANKFPGVYAATCLTVEDAANARSISDCNVLALSGAKTSPETAAEIFDAWIGTPFKSPCPASGSEPWSSEISSFLDSSLSEMSQIGKPTAGDQESASCAICCLAKNREFAPVEIMPGGSMKIVRETPATSAIVRFKAGSVEPAHHHTFGHGLVVIKGKKSVWNVSKKERADLVEGDYLFTPAGDVHRVKYHEDTEFFIAWDGLWDIFLDEDLVTAKKAIEEEAS from the coding sequence ATGTGGATAAGCTCAGTCTCTCTAGTCTGTAACCGTCAAAGCTCTCAGCAGAGGATGGCCGGAGCTACTTCCACCGCCACCGATCTACCGTTAAAAATCATAACCGGAGCTGATGCGTTCGGAGCGAGTCTCAAGGACGCGATGGTGTCCCACATCCGCTCCCTCGGCATAGACGTCGAAGACACCGGCGTCTCATCCTACTACTCCGCCGGATCCGAAGTCGGCCGCCGCGTCTCCTCCGCCTCCTCCGAAGTCCGCGGCCTGGTCTGCTGCGGGACCGGCGTCGGAGTCGCGATGTTCGCCAACAAGTTCCCGGGAGTCTACGCCGCCACGTGTCTCACCGTCGAAGACGCCGCGAACGCCAGATCGATCAGCGACTGCAACGTCCTCGCGCTCTCCGGCGCGAAAACCTCGCCGGAAACCGCGGCGGAGATCTTCGACGCGTGGATCGGAACTCCGTTCAAATCACCCTGCCCCGCTTCCGGATCGGAGCCGTGGAGCTCCGAGATCTCCTCCTTCCTCGACAGCTCCCTCTCCGAGATGAGTCAAATCGGAAAACCAACCGCCGGCGATCAGGAATCAGCTTCTTGTGCGATCTGCTGCTTGGCGAAGAACAGAGAGTTCGCTCCGGTGGAGATCATGCCTGGAGGATCGATGAAGATCGTGAGGGAGACTCCGGCGACGTCTGCGATCGTGAGGTTTAAAGCAGGGAGTGTGGAGCCGGCGCACCACCACACGTTTGGTCATGGTCTTGTGGTTATTAAAGGGAAGAAGAGTGTGTGGAATGTGAGTAAGAAGGAGAGAGCTGATCTCGTTGAGGGTGATTATCTGTTCACTCCGGCTGGTGACGTTCATAGAGTGAAGTATCATGAAGACACTGAGTTCTTCATCGCTTGGGATGGTCTTTGGGATATCTTCCTTGACGAAGATCTCGTGACTGCAAAGAAAGCTATCGAAGAGGAAGCTTCTTGA
- the LOC108860052 gene encoding uncharacterized protein LOC108860052 encodes MAGVASQISIGSSSSTLRRVGYRPAKCLSGSPEKRTPAILKWAVGGVTEVLRLFSVASSPSSIRTNKDKSDSEVTARDVDDVMEVLRSDYGNAYFVTGIFTAEIYSDDCIFEDPTISFQGTELYERNLRLLVPFLEDASIELQNMDKSELSQGNYIRATWKLRTYLKLPWRPLISIKGSTVYELDRDFKIVKHVESWNVSAVEAIRQIFTFNSFTS; translated from the exons ATGGCGGGAGTGGCTTCCCAGATATCTATCGGCTCATCTTCGTCGACCCTGAGG AGAGTTGGTTATCGGCCGGCGAAATGCTTATCTGGATCGCCGGAGAAGAGAACGCCGGCTATCTTGAAGTGGGCTGTTGGCGGAGTCACTGAAGTGCTACGGCTGTTCTCCGTAGCTTCGTCTCCTTCCTCCATTCGTACAAATAAGGATAA ATCAGATTCCGAGGTTACTGCCCGAGATGTTGATGACGTGATGGAGGTTTTGAGATCAGATTATGGAAATGCCTATTTCGTTACAG GAATCTTCACTGCTGAAATTTACTCGGATGATTGCATCTTCGAGGATCCGACGATCAGCTTCCAGG GTACAGAGTTGTACGAACGCAACTTGAGATTACTGGTTCCGTTCCTCGAAGATGCATCCATTGAACTGCAAAATATGGACAAG AGTGAGTTGTCCCAAGGAAACTATATACGGGCGACGTGGAAGCTAAG AACTTACTTGAAACTTCCATGGAGACCATTGATATCGATCAAGGGAAGTACGGTCTATGAACTTGATAGAGACTTCAAA ATTGTGAAACATGTCGAGAGCTGGAATGTCTCAGCGGTTGAAGCAATCAGGCAGATATTCACCTTCAACTCTTTTACTTCGTAG
- the LOC108862438 gene encoding serine/threonine-protein kinase WNK1 isoform X2 translates to MNNLMSYLEPDYSEFVEVDPTGRYGRYNEVLGKGASKTVYRAFDEYEGIEVAWNQVKLYDFLQSPEDLERLYCEIHLLKTLKHKNIMKFYTSWVDTSNRNINFVTELFTSGTLRQYRLRHKRVNIRAVKNWCRQILRGLHYLHNHDPPIIHRDLKCDNIFVNGNQGEVKIGDLGLAAILRKSHAAHCVGTPEFMAPEVYEEAYNELVDIYSFGMCILEMVTFDYPYSECTHPAQIYKKVMSGKKPDALYMVKDPEVKYFIEKCLATVSLRVSARELLDDPFFRIDDGEFDLRSVDMDYPVAQPPLLRQPHHLADYYNYPSNSSSLNRQYSNGYHEYQNRWGYNNPGETEETHGIELFECRNEEDKSSGNVDISIKGKRRDDGGLFLRFRITDKEGRVRNIYFPFDIETDTALSVATEMVAELDMDDHGVTKIANMIDGEISRLVPSWRPGPEFEESLAAAAAAAAAANANICSNCVSNRTSMGSVMDFLRTNPGANVAQCCRNGCGETHGRFEEITIRETEVRLREIWKLQQQQESRELSSIDSGQNHSEEEEEEEEVYEDPEITFSCEASNGINHLTGSGSFSFLPSLYCDEVEKSESQVQQELRWLKAKCHMDIREMQDDQLKSRWSESGEEGLYLKDGLSSSVSGLYLKDGLSGSVSGLGRGDEDEVKEKVFRERLVPKCLKS, encoded by the exons ATGAACAATCTGATGAGTTATCTAGAACCAGATTACTCTGAGTTTGTTGAAGTTGATCCTACTGGGAGATATGGAAGA TATAATGAAGTTCTGGGTAAAGGAGCTTCTAAGACTGT GTACAGAGCATTTGATGAATACGAAGGCATCGAAGTAGCATGGAACCAAGTCAAGCTCTACGACTTCTTACAAAGCCCTGAAGACCTCGAGAGGCTTTACTGCGAGATCCACCTCCTCAAGACTCTTAAACACAAGAACATTATGAAGTTCTACACCTCTTGGGTCGATACCTCTAACCGTAACATCAATTTCGTAACTGAATTGTTCACTTCCGGCACCTTAAGACA GTATAGACTGAGGCATAAGAGAGTGAACATAAGAGCGGTGAAGAATTGGTGCAGACAAATCTTGAGAGGGTTGCATTATCTACATAACCATGACCCTCCTATAATCCACAGGGATCTCAAATGTGACAACATTTTCGTTAACGGCAATCAAGGAGAGGTCAAGATTGGAGATCTTGGCCTCGCCGCCATTTTAAGAAAGTCCCACGCTGCTCATTGCGTAG GGACACCTGAGTTCATGGCTCCTGAAGTCTACGAAGAAGCCTACAACGAACTAGTTGATATATACTCTTTTGGTATGTGCATTCTAGAAATGGTAACGTTTGATTACCCTTACAGCGAATGCACACACCCTGCTCAGATCTACAAGAAAGTTATGTCG GGGAAGAAGCCAGACGCATTGTACATGGTGAAAGACCCTGAGGTTAAGTACTTCATTGAGAAATGCTTGGCCACTGTTTCTCTTAGAGTCTCTGCTCGTGAGTTGCTAGATGATCCTTTCTTTCGAATAGACGATGGTGAGTTTGATCTGAGATCAGTTGATATGGATTATCCGGTGGCGCAGCCGCCGCTACTTAGACAGCCTCATCATCTTGCTGACTACTACAATTACCCGTCGAATAGTAGCTCTTTGAATCGTCAGTATTCAAATGGTTACCACGAGTATCAGAACAGATGGGGGTATAATAATCCTGGTGAAACAGAGGAGACTCATGGAATCGAGCTCTTTGAGTGTagaaatgaagaagacaagagcTCTGGTAATGTTGATATCAGTATCAAagggaagagaagagatgatggTGGCTTGTTCTTGCGTTTTAGAATCACCGACAAAGAAG GGCGTGTCCGGAACATTTACTTTCCATTTGACATCGAGACAGACACGGCACTGAGCGTTGCGACGGAGATGGTAGCTGAGCTAGATATGGACGATCACGGAGTCACAAAGATAGCCAACATGATTGACGGTGAGATATCTAGGCTTGTACCTAGTTGGAGACCAGGCCCGGAGTTTGAAGAATCTCTTGCCGCCGCTGCTGCAGCGGCGGCGGCTGCAAATGCGAACATTTGCAGCAACTGCGTATCGAACCGGACTTCGATGGGTTCGGTGATGGATTTCTTGAGGACAAACCCTGGAGCGAACGTTGCACAGTGTTGTAGAAACGGGTGTGGGGAGACTCATGGACGGTTTGAAGAGATCACGATAAGAGAGACCGAGGTTAGGCTTCGAGAGATATGGAAGCTGCAGCAACAGCAGGAGAGTCGAGAGCTTAGCTCGATAGACTCGGGGCAAAACCAttcagaagaggaagaggaggaagaagaagtgtACGAGGACCCTGAAATCACGTTTTCTTGCGAGGCAAGTAACGGGATAAACCATCTAACCGGTTCTGGTTCGTTCTCGTTTTTACCGTCTCTGTACTGTGATGAGGTAGAGAAAAGCGAAAGTCAGGTCCAACAAGAGTTAAGATGGCTTAAAGCTAAGTGTCATATGGATATAAGAGAGATGCAGGATGATCAGTTAAAGTCCCGTTGGTCTGAATCAGGAGAAGAGGGTCTGTATTTGAAAGATGGACTCTCCAGTTCGGTTTCTGGTCTGTATTTGAAAGATGGACTCTCCGGTTCGGTTTCGGGTTTGGGAAGAGGAGATGAAGATGAGGTGAAAGAGAAGGTCTTTAGAGAAAGATTAGTACCGAAGTGTCTTAAAAGTTAA
- the LOC108862438 gene encoding serine/threonine-protein kinase WNK1 isoform X1 — protein sequence MNNLMSYLEPDYSEFVEVDPTGRYGRYNEVLGKGASKTVYRAFDEYEGIEVAWNQVKLYDFLQSPEDLERLYCEIHLLKTLKHKNIMKFYTSWVDTSNRNINFVTELFTSGTLRQYRLRHKRVNIRAVKNWCRQILRGLHYLHNHDPPIIHRDLKCDNIFVNGNQGEVKIGDLGLAAILRKSHAAHCVGMYTQQTPTYFPSELFHVLIVYVLLGTPEFMAPEVYEEAYNELVDIYSFGMCILEMVTFDYPYSECTHPAQIYKKVMSGKKPDALYMVKDPEVKYFIEKCLATVSLRVSARELLDDPFFRIDDGEFDLRSVDMDYPVAQPPLLRQPHHLADYYNYPSNSSSLNRQYSNGYHEYQNRWGYNNPGETEETHGIELFECRNEEDKSSGNVDISIKGKRRDDGGLFLRFRITDKEGRVRNIYFPFDIETDTALSVATEMVAELDMDDHGVTKIANMIDGEISRLVPSWRPGPEFEESLAAAAAAAAAANANICSNCVSNRTSMGSVMDFLRTNPGANVAQCCRNGCGETHGRFEEITIRETEVRLREIWKLQQQQESRELSSIDSGQNHSEEEEEEEEVYEDPEITFSCEASNGINHLTGSGSFSFLPSLYCDEVEKSESQVQQELRWLKAKCHMDIREMQDDQLKSRWSESGEEGLYLKDGLSSSVSGLYLKDGLSGSVSGLGRGDEDEVKEKVFRERLVPKCLKS from the exons ATGAACAATCTGATGAGTTATCTAGAACCAGATTACTCTGAGTTTGTTGAAGTTGATCCTACTGGGAGATATGGAAGA TATAATGAAGTTCTGGGTAAAGGAGCTTCTAAGACTGT GTACAGAGCATTTGATGAATACGAAGGCATCGAAGTAGCATGGAACCAAGTCAAGCTCTACGACTTCTTACAAAGCCCTGAAGACCTCGAGAGGCTTTACTGCGAGATCCACCTCCTCAAGACTCTTAAACACAAGAACATTATGAAGTTCTACACCTCTTGGGTCGATACCTCTAACCGTAACATCAATTTCGTAACTGAATTGTTCACTTCCGGCACCTTAAGACA GTATAGACTGAGGCATAAGAGAGTGAACATAAGAGCGGTGAAGAATTGGTGCAGACAAATCTTGAGAGGGTTGCATTATCTACATAACCATGACCCTCCTATAATCCACAGGGATCTCAAATGTGACAACATTTTCGTTAACGGCAATCAAGGAGAGGTCAAGATTGGAGATCTTGGCCTCGCCGCCATTTTAAGAAAGTCCCACGCTGCTCATTGCGTAGGTATGTATACACAACAAACCCCTACATACTTTCCTTCCGAGTTGTTTCACGTTCTGATTGTGTATGTTTTACTAGGGACACCTGAGTTCATGGCTCCTGAAGTCTACGAAGAAGCCTACAACGAACTAGTTGATATATACTCTTTTGGTATGTGCATTCTAGAAATGGTAACGTTTGATTACCCTTACAGCGAATGCACACACCCTGCTCAGATCTACAAGAAAGTTATGTCG GGGAAGAAGCCAGACGCATTGTACATGGTGAAAGACCCTGAGGTTAAGTACTTCATTGAGAAATGCTTGGCCACTGTTTCTCTTAGAGTCTCTGCTCGTGAGTTGCTAGATGATCCTTTCTTTCGAATAGACGATGGTGAGTTTGATCTGAGATCAGTTGATATGGATTATCCGGTGGCGCAGCCGCCGCTACTTAGACAGCCTCATCATCTTGCTGACTACTACAATTACCCGTCGAATAGTAGCTCTTTGAATCGTCAGTATTCAAATGGTTACCACGAGTATCAGAACAGATGGGGGTATAATAATCCTGGTGAAACAGAGGAGACTCATGGAATCGAGCTCTTTGAGTGTagaaatgaagaagacaagagcTCTGGTAATGTTGATATCAGTATCAAagggaagagaagagatgatggTGGCTTGTTCTTGCGTTTTAGAATCACCGACAAAGAAG GGCGTGTCCGGAACATTTACTTTCCATTTGACATCGAGACAGACACGGCACTGAGCGTTGCGACGGAGATGGTAGCTGAGCTAGATATGGACGATCACGGAGTCACAAAGATAGCCAACATGATTGACGGTGAGATATCTAGGCTTGTACCTAGTTGGAGACCAGGCCCGGAGTTTGAAGAATCTCTTGCCGCCGCTGCTGCAGCGGCGGCGGCTGCAAATGCGAACATTTGCAGCAACTGCGTATCGAACCGGACTTCGATGGGTTCGGTGATGGATTTCTTGAGGACAAACCCTGGAGCGAACGTTGCACAGTGTTGTAGAAACGGGTGTGGGGAGACTCATGGACGGTTTGAAGAGATCACGATAAGAGAGACCGAGGTTAGGCTTCGAGAGATATGGAAGCTGCAGCAACAGCAGGAGAGTCGAGAGCTTAGCTCGATAGACTCGGGGCAAAACCAttcagaagaggaagaggaggaagaagaagtgtACGAGGACCCTGAAATCACGTTTTCTTGCGAGGCAAGTAACGGGATAAACCATCTAACCGGTTCTGGTTCGTTCTCGTTTTTACCGTCTCTGTACTGTGATGAGGTAGAGAAAAGCGAAAGTCAGGTCCAACAAGAGTTAAGATGGCTTAAAGCTAAGTGTCATATGGATATAAGAGAGATGCAGGATGATCAGTTAAAGTCCCGTTGGTCTGAATCAGGAGAAGAGGGTCTGTATTTGAAAGATGGACTCTCCAGTTCGGTTTCTGGTCTGTATTTGAAAGATGGACTCTCCGGTTCGGTTTCGGGTTTGGGAAGAGGAGATGAAGATGAGGTGAAAGAGAAGGTCTTTAGAGAAAGATTAGTACCGAAGTGTCTTAAAAGTTAA
- the LOC108862439 gene encoding 40S ribosomal protein S24-1 yields MAEKAVTIRTRKFMTNRLLSRKQFVIDVLHPGRANVSKAELKEKLARMYEVKDPNAIFVFKFRTHFGGGKSSGFGLIYDNVESAKKFEPKYRLIRNGLDTKIEKSRKQIKERKNRAKKIRGVKKTKAGDPKKK; encoded by the exons ATGGCGGAAAAGGCAGTGACGATCAGAACCCGAAAATTCATGACCAACAGACTTCTCTCAAGGAAGCAGTTC GTTATTGATGTTCTTCACCCTGGAAGAGCCAATGTTTCAAAG GCTGAGCTGAAGGAGAAGCTAGCAAGGATGTACGAGGTCAAGGACCCAAACGccatatttgttttcaaattcagaACCCATTTTGGAGGTGGTAAATCATCCGGGTTTGGTTTGATCTATGACAATGTCGAGAGCGCTAAGAAGTTCGAACCCAAGTACAGACTTATCAGG AATGGTCTTGACACCAAGATCGAGAAATCAAGGAAACAAATTAAGGAAAGGAAGAACCGTGCTAAGAAGATCCGTGGTGTTAAGAAG ACCAAGGCTGGTGATCCCAAGAAGAAGTGA
- the LOC108861858 gene encoding probable transcription factor At3g04930, producing MTSDQRDAVFSIESPDLEEGGAGDGGGGDSDTDEDLHDAAIPETNEDPEDDDPDEEDPTTAAVVASSSTDAVTVALPAGSAVPVSVIPVDSDPKWHRTTEIVHHHHHNSQRMLPPPIDDSRRLFQRLWTDEDEIELLRGFLDYVTSHRGSNSSHPPDTAPFYELIKSKLQLEFNKNQLVEKLRRLKKKYRNVMSKISSGKEVFFKSPHDQSTFEISRKIWNQTGKIIGFEDNNVMDFEETNANTTNGNYFNSPGGSNPIEVDSENGVERRLTMSSGSRKRSRSRIGKIEEDSKPVIDGNIPNTAAASNVNLNEPATAVIGGNIGVLIEETVKSCVSPLIKEMMNGTTSMMMAAMGGGGGVGGGHGHGFGSLSPVFTRPLGYGVEGGGGNKAVNDERWRKQQILELEVYSRRLELVQEQIRATLHELKTMPSGV from the coding sequence ATGACATCTGATCAACGCGACGCCGTTTTCTCCATCGAATCGCCGGATCTAGAGGAAGGAGGCGCAGgagacggaggaggaggagactcCGACACCGACGAGGATCTCCACGACGCCGCGATCCCCGAGACCAACGAAGATCCCGAAGACGACGATCCCGACGAGGAAGATCCAACCACCGCCGCCGTCGTCGCCTCCTCCTCCACAGACGCCGTAACCGTCGCGCTTCCCGCCGGATCCGCCGTCCCCGTCTCCGTGATCCCCGTCGACTCCGATCCGAAATGGCACCGCACGACGGAGATcgtccaccaccaccaccacaacagCCAGAGGATGCTTCCGCCGCCGATCGACGACTCCAGACGCCTCTTCCAGAGGCTCTGGACCGACGAGGACGAGATCGAGCTCCTCCGCGGGTTCCTCGACTACGTGACGTCACACAGGGGGAGCAACAGCTCCCACCCGCCCGACACGGCCCCGTTCTACGAGCTGATCAAGTCCAAGCTCCAGCTGGAGTTCAACAAGAACCAGCTCGTGGAGAAGCTGAGGCGGCTCAAGAAGAAGTACCGTAACGTGATGAGCAAGATTAGCTCCGGGAAAGAGGTCTTCTTCAAGAGCCCTCACGATCAGTCCACTTTCGAGATCTCTAGGAAGATTTGGAACCAGACTGGGAAGATCATCGGGTTTGAGGACAATAATGTCATGGATTTCGAGGAGACCAACGCTAACACCACCAACGGTAACTACTTTAACAGCCCTGGTGGTTCGAATCCTATTGAGGTTGATTCTGAGAACGGAGTTGAGAGGAGGTTGACTATGAGTAGCGGATCGAGGAAACGGTCGAGATCGAGAATAGGGAAGATTGAGGAAGACAGCAAACCTGTCATTGATGGGAACATACCAAACACAGCAGCAGCTAGCAATGTTAACCTCAACGAACCTGCGACTGCTGTTATCGGAGGGAACATCGGTGTTTTGATTGAAGAGACTGTGAAGAGCTGTGTCTCTCCTCTGATCAAGGAGATGATGAACGGGACGACGAGTATGATGATGGCTGCAAtgggaggaggaggtggtgttGGTGGTGGTCATGGTCATGGCTTTGGCTCGTTAAGCCCCGTGTTTACACGGCCTTTAGGTTATGGTGTGGAAGGAGGAGGTGGGAACAAGGCGGTGAATGATGAGCGGTGGAGGAAGCAACAGATACTGGAGCTGGAAGTGTATTCGAGGAGATTAGAGCTTGTTCAAGAGCAGATTAGAGCTACATTGCATGAGTTAAAGACGATGCCGAGTGgtgtatga